The following are from one region of the Leptospira terpstrae serovar Hualin str. LT 11-33 = ATCC 700639 genome:
- the gyrA gene encoding DNA gyrase subunit A, whose translation MTEQNGQENESNKTLALNLSGRPDVAGALRAGVRVIPVEIEDQMKEAYLDYAMSVIVGRALPDVRDGLKPVHRRVLHAMNERAWRSDRPYVKSAKIVGEVIGNYHPHGDSAVYETMVRMAQTFSMRETLIDGQGNFGSVDGDNAAAYRYTEARLTKLAEELLKDIEKNTVSFSPNFDDTRQQPDVLPANFPNILVNGSTGIAVGMATNIPPHNLKESVNAVIALIQNPDITLPELMKILPGPDFPTGGTIIGGEGLYQAYATGKGSIRIRSKVDIIENNKGREIIVINEIPYQVNKKNLLEKIGDLVNEKIIEGISEILDLSDRKGIRVEIHIKKDANAQVILNQLFKLTQLQVSYGITMLAILDNRPKIFSLKEILKSYANHRNEVVIKRTEFDLDKAQKRAHILEGLRIALDNIDEVIRIIRASKDAREAQGSLMATFALSELQADAILEMRLQRLTSLEVQKIIEELEQVRLLIADLEDILAKPERVKSIICDELGKVAQSFGNTRSTEISLESLESSTFNAEDLIADEEVVVQLSEDMFIKRLPMDTFRRQKRGGKGVQGISTKREDFVKKLSSAMTHDNLMLFSNKGRAFLMKVYELPIGSKEARGKSLKAVINLNDDEIITSLFTFRNFDESYLLMVTREGFVKKIQLDEFTNTKKSGIIAIGLRDGDELIDVIANPNNYDVFIGSKNGLAIRMNLNELRSQGRTASGVTAMKLEDDDAIAGITKVEPETTLFCISENGFGKRTDFEEFSTKGRGGKGMTYFKIGEKNGRSVGIATVKEDDELLVITQSGMAIRVEVKTISMVGRSAMGVKVVNTKDEDFVKDFAVVRDSETEPE comes from the coding sequence ATGACCGAACAAAACGGCCAAGAAAACGAATCAAACAAAACCTTAGCACTGAACCTTTCCGGTAGACCAGACGTAGCCGGTGCCCTTAGAGCTGGTGTACGGGTCATTCCGGTAGAAATCGAAGACCAAATGAAGGAAGCTTACTTAGATTATGCGATGAGCGTAATTGTGGGTCGTGCTCTTCCCGATGTGCGGGATGGATTAAAGCCTGTTCATCGGCGTGTTCTTCATGCGATGAATGAAAGAGCTTGGAGATCCGATCGACCTTATGTAAAGTCAGCGAAAATTGTTGGGGAAGTGATTGGTAACTATCACCCGCACGGTGACTCTGCTGTTTACGAAACTATGGTTCGTATGGCTCAAACATTTTCAATGCGTGAAACTTTAATCGATGGCCAAGGAAACTTTGGATCTGTCGACGGGGACAATGCAGCGGCTTATCGATATACAGAAGCTAGGCTCACAAAACTTGCCGAAGAACTTCTAAAAGATATAGAAAAAAATACAGTCAGTTTTTCGCCAAACTTTGATGATACGAGACAACAACCGGATGTATTACCAGCAAATTTTCCTAATATTTTAGTAAATGGATCTACGGGAATTGCCGTGGGTATGGCAACAAACATTCCACCGCATAACCTGAAAGAGTCGGTAAATGCAGTCATTGCACTCATTCAAAATCCTGATATCACACTTCCTGAACTGATGAAAATCCTTCCAGGACCTGACTTTCCTACCGGGGGAACTATCATTGGGGGAGAAGGCCTCTACCAAGCCTATGCCACAGGAAAGGGATCCATTCGGATTCGTTCCAAAGTCGACATCATTGAAAACAACAAAGGTCGTGAGATCATTGTAATTAATGAAATTCCTTACCAAGTAAACAAAAAGAACTTACTCGAAAAAATCGGGGACTTGGTAAATGAGAAAATCATCGAAGGGATTTCTGAAATTTTGGATCTATCTGATAGAAAGGGAATTCGAGTAGAGATTCACATCAAAAAAGATGCGAATGCGCAAGTAATCCTCAATCAGTTATTCAAACTAACACAACTGCAAGTGAGTTATGGAATCACAATGCTTGCAATTTTGGACAACCGTCCAAAAATCTTTTCTCTTAAAGAAATTCTAAAATCCTATGCCAATCATAGAAATGAAGTCGTTATCAAACGAACGGAATTTGATTTAGATAAAGCGCAAAAAAGAGCCCACATTTTAGAAGGACTAAGGATTGCACTCGATAACATCGATGAAGTGATTCGAATCATTCGTGCCTCGAAAGATGCGAGAGAAGCACAAGGTTCACTCATGGCAACGTTTGCACTCTCTGAGTTACAAGCGGATGCTATTTTGGAAATGCGTTTGCAACGACTTACTTCTCTCGAAGTACAAAAGATCATTGAAGAATTGGAACAAGTGAGACTTCTTATCGCTGACTTAGAAGACATTTTAGCCAAACCAGAACGAGTGAAATCCATTATCTGTGATGAACTGGGAAAAGTGGCACAATCGTTTGGAAATACTCGTTCTACAGAAATTAGTCTCGAGTCTTTGGAATCATCCACCTTCAATGCAGAGGACTTAATTGCAGATGAGGAAGTGGTGGTTCAACTTTCTGAAGATATGTTTATCAAACGTCTTCCTATGGATACCTTCCGACGCCAAAAACGCGGTGGAAAGGGTGTACAAGGAATCTCTACGAAAAGAGAAGACTTTGTTAAAAAACTAAGTAGTGCCATGACTCATGATAACTTGATGCTCTTCTCAAACAAAGGCCGAGCATTCCTCATGAAAGTGTATGAACTTCCTATTGGTTCAAAAGAAGCTCGCGGAAAGTCCCTCAAAGCTGTGATCAATTTGAATGATGATGAAATCATTACCTCATTATTTACGTTTAGAAACTTTGATGAATCCTATCTACTTATGGTAACGAGAGAAGGATTTGTGAAAAAAATCCAACTGGATGAATTCACCAATACTAAAAAATCAGGAATCATTGCCATTGGCCTTCGTGATGGAGATGAGCTGATCGATGTAATTGCCAATCCAAATAATTACGATGTTTTTATTGGAAGTAAAAATGGTTTAGCGATTCGAATGAATTTGAATGAGCTTAGGTCACAAGGTAGAACGGCTTCCGGTGTCACAGCAATGAAGTTAGAAGATGATGATGCGATTGCAGGGATTACCAAAGTAGAACCAGAGACTACCTTATTCTGCATTTCAGAAAATGGCTTTGGCAAACGAACGGATTTTGAAGAATTCTCAACAAAAGGTCGTGGTGGTAAAGGGATGACCTACTTTAAGATTGGTGAGAAAAACGGAAGGTCTGTAGGTATCGCTACTGTGAAAGAGGACGATGAACTTCTTGTCATTACCCAATCGGGTATGGCCATTCGTGTGGAAGTAAAAACCATTTCTATGGTGGGACGTTCTGCGATGGGAGTCAAAGTTGTGAATACCAAAGATGAAGACTTTGTAAAAGACTTTGCCGTAGTCAGAGATTCGGAAACTGAGCCTGAATAG
- the gyrB gene encoding DNA topoisomerase (ATP-hydrolyzing) subunit B, with product MSNQTDPNAYSASKIKILEGLEAVRKRPGMYIGTQDESGLHKMVYEVVDNSVDEAMAGHCTEIDVRILPDHIIEVKDNGRGIPTGIHPDKGKSTIEVVLTILHAGGKFENDAYKVSGGLHGVGVSVVNALSTYLEVEVHQEGKLHYQKYQAGVPVEDVKVIGDTTHRGTVVRFKADDTIFTTVDFSFDTLSARFREIAFLNKGLLIRIEDQRKEEVAQHEFKFDGGIVSFVEYITESKHPLHKVLHFVGEKENVWAEIALQYCDTYSENIFCFTNAINNNLGGTHLEGFRTALTRTLNDHLKKDQILFKKQPNGLQGDDIKEGLCAVISIKIPQPQFNSQTKEKLVNAEVKGLMQTITGEGLNRFFEENPAVIKKILEKCILASKAREAARRARDLTRRKTVLEGGGLPGKLADCSEKDPEHCELFLVEGDSAGGSAKQGRDRNTQAILPLKGKILNVEKARLDKILSNEEIRTLITVMGTGIGDDEFNVEKLRYRKIIIMTDADVDGSHIRTLLLTFFFRYMKPVIERGSLYVAQPPLYLLKFGREAVYVYSDREKEDILKARPNDKVVIQRYKGLGEMNPEQLWDTTMDPKERVMLQVKLQDFVEAEDTFNILMGDEVSPRRRFIEANSYKVANLDL from the coding sequence ATGTCCAACCAAACCGATCCAAACGCCTATTCAGCCTCGAAAATCAAGATCCTAGAGGGTCTCGAAGCGGTCCGGAAACGTCCCGGAATGTATATCGGAACCCAAGATGAATCCGGCCTACATAAGATGGTTTATGAGGTGGTGGATAACTCAGTGGATGAGGCCATGGCCGGCCACTGTACAGAAATTGATGTCCGAATCCTTCCTGATCATATCATAGAAGTGAAAGATAACGGTCGCGGGATTCCTACGGGAATCCATCCCGACAAAGGAAAGTCTACCATTGAAGTGGTTCTCACCATTTTACATGCCGGTGGTAAATTTGAAAACGACGCCTATAAAGTTTCCGGTGGTCTTCATGGGGTAGGGGTTTCCGTAGTCAATGCACTCTCCACCTATTTAGAAGTAGAAGTTCACCAAGAAGGCAAACTTCACTATCAAAAATACCAAGCAGGTGTTCCTGTAGAAGATGTAAAAGTAATAGGGGATACAACACACCGCGGAACCGTTGTTCGCTTTAAAGCAGATGATACTATTTTTACTACTGTTGATTTTTCCTTTGATACACTTTCTGCAAGATTTAGAGAAATTGCATTTTTAAATAAAGGACTTCTGATTCGTATAGAAGACCAAAGAAAAGAAGAAGTTGCGCAACATGAATTTAAATTCGATGGCGGGATTGTTTCCTTTGTAGAATACATAACGGAATCCAAACACCCACTTCATAAAGTTTTACACTTTGTAGGAGAAAAAGAAAATGTTTGGGCAGAAATCGCACTTCAATACTGCGATACGTATAGCGAAAATATTTTTTGTTTTACGAATGCAATTAACAACAACCTAGGTGGAACACATTTAGAGGGATTTAGAACTGCACTCACTAGAACGTTAAATGATCATTTAAAGAAAGACCAAATCCTTTTCAAAAAACAACCAAATGGATTGCAAGGCGATGATATTAAAGAAGGCCTTTGCGCAGTGATTTCTATAAAAATTCCACAACCGCAGTTTAACTCACAAACAAAAGAAAAGTTAGTGAATGCGGAAGTGAAAGGTTTGATGCAAACCATCACAGGAGAAGGTCTCAATCGTTTCTTCGAAGAAAATCCTGCAGTCATCAAAAAGATTTTAGAAAAATGTATCTTAGCATCCAAAGCAAGAGAAGCAGCAAGAAGGGCTCGTGACCTTACGAGAAGGAAAACTGTTTTAGAAGGTGGTGGTTTACCGGGAAAACTTGCGGACTGCTCGGAAAAAGATCCTGAACATTGTGAACTATTTCTTGTCGAGGGGGACTCGGCGGGTGGATCAGCAAAACAAGGACGAGATAGAAATACGCAAGCGATTCTTCCCCTTAAAGGTAAAATATTAAACGTAGAAAAAGCACGTTTGGATAAAATTCTATCAAATGAAGAGATTCGAACTTTAATCACTGTTATGGGAACTGGTATCGGTGATGATGAATTTAATGTCGAAAAACTTCGCTACAGAAAAATCATCATCATGACAGATGCGGATGTAGACGGATCGCACATCAGAACTCTACTTTTAACATTTTTCTTTCGTTATATGAAACCAGTCATCGAACGCGGATCTTTGTATGTAGCTCAACCTCCGCTTTATCTTTTGAAATTTGGACGGGAAGCAGTCTATGTGTATTCCGACAGAGAAAAGGAAGATATACTAAAAGCCAGACCGAATGATAAAGTTGTGATCCAACGTTACAAAGGACTCGGGGAGATGAACCCAGAACAACTTTGGGATACCACGATGGATCCAAAAGAACGTGTTATGTTACAAGTAAAGTTACAAGATTTTGTAGAAGCAGAGGATACATTTAATATCCTTATGGGAGATGAAGTTTCTCCTCGTCGTCGTTTCATTGAAGCGAATTCATACAAAGTTGCAAATTTAGATCTTTAA
- a CDS encoding DUF721 domain-containing protein, producing MKKVELSELFQSLEKLGMDREAVFRDQILKKLRLQWNEIVGEYFGKQSFPKTIEGKKLTVVCRHSMISQELEFQKTELLSKVNSITNPVLLEKIHFKTGNEFQNPRT from the coding sequence ATGAAGAAAGTGGAACTCTCAGAACTCTTCCAAAGTTTGGAAAAACTCGGTATGGACAGAGAAGCTGTCTTTCGTGACCAAATCTTGAAAAAACTCCGATTGCAATGGAATGAAATCGTGGGCGAGTATTTTGGCAAACAGAGTTTTCCCAAAACCATTGAAGGTAAAAAACTCACAGTTGTTTGTCGTCACTCCATGATATCCCAGGAATTGGAGTTCCAAAAGACCGAACTTCTCTCCAAAGTGAACTCAATTACGAACCCGGTTTTATTGGAAAAAATCCACTTTAAAACGGGAAACGAATTCCAAAATCCTAGGACTTAA
- the recF gene encoding DNA replication/repair protein RecF (All proteins in this family for which functions are known are DNA-binding proteins that assist the filamentation of RecA onto DNA for the initiation of recombination or recombinational repair.), which produces MFLKKIYIKNFRNHEETALTFQSRLIFFIGNNGEGKTNLLESISLLSYLKSFRESDQNQLLRWDTSDTFIRAEFESEGNEYLFEYGIEHSYSKRKKLKVNGEEFKKISDYVGYFRSIVMSPPDILIIEDGNVERRRFLDAFISSTNRYYLKQLIEYDRLVKQRNAALKKENSTDREIGIWDEPIIEHDAEIREIRTNTIESLSGYFHKNLQQLSSGKDPFFLTYKPNLSSKEEHRQKLIDNLRKDRAIGYTSCGNHRDTLPIGFDDKDLSGFGSQGQKRSAVIALKTACFQMIRDTTGEAPVLLIDDIIRELDVKRREYFVNLISECGQAFFTTTDLEGINEYVGNLTLDKEIYQVEAGKVKVYSPK; this is translated from the coding sequence ATGTTTCTAAAAAAGATCTACATAAAGAACTTTCGTAATCACGAAGAAACAGCCCTTACTTTTCAATCTCGTCTTATCTTTTTTATTGGAAACAATGGAGAAGGTAAGACAAACCTTCTCGAATCCATCTCTCTACTTTCATACTTAAAAAGTTTTCGAGAATCAGACCAAAACCAACTGCTGCGTTGGGATACTTCAGACACTTTCATTCGGGCAGAATTTGAGTCAGAAGGAAATGAATATCTATTTGAATATGGAATTGAACATTCCTATTCCAAACGAAAAAAACTCAAAGTGAATGGAGAAGAATTTAAGAAGATCTCTGATTATGTGGGATACTTTCGCTCCATAGTCATGAGTCCACCAGACATTCTGATCATTGAAGATGGGAATGTGGAAAGAAGAAGATTTTTAGATGCCTTTATCTCTTCTACAAATCGTTACTATTTGAAACAACTCATAGAATACGATAGGTTAGTGAAACAGCGCAATGCCGCCTTAAAGAAAGAAAATTCAACTGATCGTGAAATTGGAATTTGGGATGAACCTATCATTGAACATGATGCAGAAATTCGTGAAATTAGAACGAATACGATCGAAAGCCTTTCTGGATACTTTCATAAAAATTTACAGCAGTTAAGTTCTGGAAAAGACCCTTTCTTTTTGACCTACAAACCAAACCTATCTTCCAAAGAAGAACATAGACAGAAGTTAATTGATAATCTAAGAAAAGACAGAGCCATCGGTTACACGAGTTGTGGGAATCATAGAGACACACTTCCCATTGGTTTTGATGACAAAGACCTAAGTGGGTTTGGATCCCAAGGACAAAAACGAAGTGCTGTGATTGCTCTAAAAACTGCCTGTTTCCAAATGATCCGAGATACGACAGGAGAAGCTCCCGTTCTACTGATTGATGACATCATTCGGGAACTCGATGTCAAACGACGAGAATACTTCGTGAATTTGATTTCGGAATGTGGACAGGCATTTTTTACGACTACAGATTTGGAAGGAATCAATGAGTATGTTGGGAACCTAACTCTCGATAAAGAAATTTACCAAGTGGAAGCTGGTAAAGTGAAGGTGTATTCGCCAAAATGA
- the dnaN gene encoding DNA polymerase III subunit beta, with amino-acid sequence MKFTVNTTDFLKAINSVDGVISVREIKSALSNLKIQTGDNEVYLSATDLEIAIKTSVPSTIGEKGTASLPAKQLSSIFKNLNFDTSLLTTTDQSENSETTITDASGKMDTKFKVNGIDSEDIKTIPKVDETSVVEFPCQTIREMFRKTSYAMAIEETRFVFNGLFLKPDNTDLIVVGTDGRRLSKIVRKFPKQFPFKNGVIIPHKAVREMLKMMEGKETAKIGFVEEQIYVSSGNVELLFKLIDGNFPDYEQVIPKQTSESVRVVKADFLTFLKQALISAEEPSKQIRLAFTKGSVNISSSNPGTMMFDHNMPIEYNGEPITIAFKGDYLSDVVKAVDDPEVILEFTTSSAPVLFKDPSDSDFVSVIMPMKL; translated from the coding sequence ATGAAATTCACTGTCAATACTACAGACTTCCTAAAAGCAATCAACTCAGTGGATGGTGTCATCTCGGTTCGAGAGATCAAGTCGGCTCTTTCCAATTTGAAAATCCAAACAGGCGACAATGAAGTTTATCTTTCTGCGACGGATTTAGAAATCGCGATCAAAACTTCTGTTCCTTCAACCATTGGAGAAAAAGGAACAGCATCCTTACCTGCAAAACAACTCTCCAGTATTTTCAAAAATCTAAATTTTGATACAAGTTTGTTAACTACGACTGATCAATCAGAAAATTCGGAAACAACGATTACTGATGCTTCTGGAAAAATGGACACAAAGTTTAAAGTGAATGGAATTGATTCTGAAGATATCAAAACCATCCCTAAAGTCGATGAAACAAGTGTCGTAGAGTTTCCTTGCCAAACCATTCGAGAAATGTTTCGTAAAACTTCTTATGCCATGGCGATCGAAGAAACACGTTTTGTCTTTAATGGTCTTTTCTTAAAACCAGATAACACTGACTTAATTGTTGTTGGAACTGACGGACGCCGTCTTTCAAAAATTGTTAGAAAGTTTCCAAAACAGTTTCCGTTTAAAAATGGAGTGATCATTCCACACAAAGCAGTTCGTGAAATGTTAAAGATGATGGAAGGAAAAGAAACAGCTAAGATTGGTTTTGTGGAAGAACAAATTTATGTATCCAGTGGAAACGTAGAACTTTTGTTTAAACTCATTGATGGAAACTTTCCTGACTATGAGCAAGTGATTCCAAAACAAACATCCGAATCTGTTCGAGTGGTTAAAGCTGACTTTTTAACTTTCTTAAAGCAAGCTTTGATTTCTGCGGAAGAACCTTCGAAACAAATTCGTTTAGCATTTACAAAAGGTAGTGTGAATATCAGCTCTTCCAATCCAGGAACTATGATGTTTGATCACAACATGCCGATTGAATACAATGGGGAACCAATCACAATCGCATTTAAAGGGGATTATTTGAGTGATGTGGTAAAAGCTGTGGATGATCCTGAAGTGATCTTAGAATTCACAACTTCTAGTGCACCTGTTCTATTTAAGGATCCTTCGGATAGTGACTTTGTTTCTGTAATTATGCCAATGAAACTTTAA
- the dnaA gene encoding chromosomal replication initiator protein DnaA, which produces MDKRWEEILEEISKQIPPKYFSNFIAPLRFEKWENQVVHLMAPSSGIKRHVETKYVSFIEDAVYQVVGDRFHVSILAETEASSQIFKEVIQSKFDESDSDLNPEFIFSNYITSDSNRIAFTAAKSVVEQPGKYNPLYLFGPVGVGKTHLLHAIGNEIKKKDPWKTVRYVNSTSFLNEFIFTVRQNNRESLESFKIRYQSYNVLLFDDIQFLNGGAEKTQEEFFALFNFLYDRKRQIVIASDRPSYELPLHERLKSRFVHGLQADIKSHDLALRIELLRANFSEFNIPASDKLLLWLAERLEGDSRALIGIVNDLVLYKKAYEYFLLTEEKIQEIAEARFLTNKKRIGFSPDMVIDLVCERTNVARKDLLGKSRKADFIPPRHLCMLLLHDVLHVPKAQIGRIFSTTHSTVIHGIDKFKERMKSDSQWEDIFHSIKHKISFQ; this is translated from the coding sequence TTGGACAAACGTTGGGAAGAAATTTTAGAAGAAATATCGAAACAGATACCTCCCAAGTACTTTTCCAATTTCATTGCACCGCTCCGATTCGAGAAATGGGAAAACCAAGTGGTCCACTTGATGGCTCCCTCAAGCGGAATCAAACGGCATGTGGAAACAAAATATGTGAGTTTTATAGAAGATGCCGTCTACCAAGTCGTAGGTGATCGTTTTCACGTCTCCATCCTTGCAGAAACAGAAGCCTCTTCCCAAATTTTTAAAGAAGTCATTCAGTCGAAATTTGATGAATCAGACTCGGATCTAAATCCAGAATTTATTTTTAGCAATTATATCACTTCCGATTCCAATCGCATTGCCTTCACAGCAGCCAAAAGTGTGGTGGAACAACCTGGAAAGTACAATCCACTTTATCTCTTTGGACCAGTAGGTGTTGGAAAAACTCATTTGTTACATGCGATCGGAAACGAAATCAAAAAAAAGGATCCTTGGAAAACTGTTCGCTACGTAAACAGCACATCCTTTTTAAATGAATTTATTTTTACAGTCCGTCAAAACAATCGTGAGTCACTTGAGTCGTTCAAAATTCGTTATCAGTCTTATAATGTTTTACTCTTTGATGACATTCAGTTTTTGAATGGTGGGGCAGAAAAAACCCAAGAAGAGTTTTTTGCCCTATTCAATTTTCTTTATGACAGAAAACGCCAAATTGTCATTGCATCAGATAGACCAAGTTACGAACTTCCGTTACACGAAAGACTCAAATCCCGATTTGTACATGGCCTCCAAGCAGATATCAAATCCCATGACCTGGCCCTACGCATTGAACTATTAAGAGCTAATTTTTCCGAATTCAATATTCCGGCCAGTGACAAACTTTTACTTTGGCTTGCAGAACGTTTGGAAGGTGATTCCCGAGCACTCATTGGAATCGTAAACGATTTGGTTTTGTATAAAAAAGCCTATGAATACTTTTTACTGACAGAAGAGAAAATCCAGGAAATTGCCGAAGCACGATTTCTCACCAATAAAAAAAGAATTGGGTTCAGTCCCGACATGGTCATTGATCTGGTTTGTGAACGAACGAATGTCGCCCGTAAGGATTTACTCGGCAAAAGCAGAAAGGCAGATTTTATCCCTCCTAGGCATTTGTGTATGCTCCTCCTCCATGACGTCCTTCATGTTCCTAAGGCGCAGATTGGTCGGATTTTTTCGACCACACACTCTACTGTCATCCACGGGATTGATAAATTCAAAGAACGTATGAAATCAGATTCTCAGTGGGAAGATATTTTCCATTCCATCAAACACAAGATAAGCTTCCAATAA
- a CDS encoding branched-chain amino acid transaminase: MAQNSFPYTYFEGKIVPSEDAKVSVQTHALQYGTGVFGGIRGYYNEAKKNLYVFRLPDHCKRLVNSTKIMQLQIKITPEEIQSIILELLRKNEAKQNIYLRPFIYTSALQLSPRFHDVKADITVYALKLDDYLDTENGLTTIVSSWQRFSDNQIPTLSKVSGGYVNSALAKSEAVQNGMDEAIFLDARGFVSEGSAENLFIVRDGVIHTPTIPSSILEGITRRSIIQIAKDLGYQVVERDIARSELYIADELFFSGTGVQVAWVKEVDRRIIGDGNIGPITKKIQSIFFEAVRGEQPNYMSWLTPVY; the protein is encoded by the coding sequence ATGGCTCAGAATTCATTCCCTTATACATACTTTGAAGGAAAGATCGTTCCTTCCGAAGACGCAAAAGTCAGTGTCCAAACCCATGCCTTACAATATGGAACCGGAGTTTTTGGTGGAATCCGCGGATACTACAATGAAGCTAAAAAAAATCTCTATGTCTTCCGTTTGCCTGACCACTGCAAGAGACTTGTCAACTCCACAAAGATCATGCAGCTTCAAATCAAAATCACACCAGAGGAAATCCAATCCATCATTTTGGAACTGCTTCGTAAAAACGAAGCAAAACAAAATATATATCTCAGGCCTTTCATTTATACTTCTGCCTTACAACTCTCTCCTAGATTTCACGATGTGAAAGCGGACATCACAGTTTATGCTTTGAAGTTGGATGACTATCTTGATACAGAAAATGGCCTCACGACCATCGTATCTTCATGGCAAAGATTTTCTGATAACCAAATTCCCACTCTTTCCAAAGTCAGTGGTGGGTATGTAAACTCAGCTCTTGCAAAATCAGAAGCCGTACAAAATGGAATGGATGAAGCAATCTTTTTGGATGCAAGAGGTTTTGTATCCGAAGGTTCTGCGGAAAATCTATTTATTGTTCGTGATGGAGTGATCCATACACCAACCATTCCTTCTTCCATCTTAGAAGGAATCACTCGTCGTAGTATCATTCAAATTGCAAAAGACTTGGGTTACCAAGTAGTAGAAAGAGACATTGCACGTTCAGAACTCTACATTGCTGATGAATTATTTTTTTCTGGCACAGGCGTTCAAGTCGCTTGGGTAAAAGAAGTAGATCGAAGGATCATTGGAGATGGAAACATAGGTCCCATCACAAAAAAAATCCAATCGATTTTCTTTGAAGCAGTTCGTGGGGAACAGCCGAACTATATGAGCTGGCTCACTCCGGTATACTAA